A genomic window from Populus nigra chromosome 7, ddPopNigr1.1, whole genome shotgun sequence includes:
- the LOC133698263 gene encoding germin-like protein subfamily 1 member 16 — protein MMKVANLIAVFILLALASSFVTAYDPSPLQDFCVAIDDANSAVLVNGKLCKNPSLATPDDFSYSGLDVPGNTSNQLGARVNIITADLMPGLNTLGVSLARIDLAPNGGLNPPHYHPRGSEVLLVLEGTLYAGFVTSNPDHRLFTKILKPGDLFVFPFGLIHFQLNIGKTPAVAIAALTSQNPGVNTVANAIFGASWPLYPEVLTTAFHLDEKLVEDLQSQEWVNPT, from the exons ATGATGAAAGTTGCTAATTTGATAGCAGTTTTTATTCTCTTGGCTCTGGCTTCCTCATTTGTCACTGCCTATGACCCCAGCCCCCTCCAAGACTTCTGCGTAGCAATAGATGATGCTAATTCTGCTG TTCTTGTTAATGGAAAATTGTGTAAGAATCCAAGCCTCGCCACTCCTGATGATTTCTCGTACTCGGGGCTTGATGTTCCTGGAAACACATCAAATCAACTTGGAGCACGTGTTAATATCATTACAGCCGATCTAATGCCTGGGCTTAACACTCTTGGCGTATCTTTAGCACGGATAGACTTGGCGCCAAACGGTGGCCTAAACCCTCCACATTATCACCCCAGAGGATCGGAGGTTCTGCTGGTTTTGGAAGGCACTCTTTATGCTGGCTTTGTCACCTCAAATCCTGATCATCGTCTCTTTACCAAAATCCTAAAACCAGGAGATCTCTTTGTCTTCCCATTCGGCCTCATTCACTTTCAATTGAATATTGGAAAGACTCCTGCCGTTGCTATTGCTGCATTAACAAGCCAAAATCCAGGAGTAAACACCGTAGCAAATGCAATCTTTGGAGCCAGTTGGCCTCTTTATCCTGAAGTTCTCACCACAGCATTCCATTTGGATGAAAAACTGGTGGAGGATCTCCAGAGTCAAGAATGGGTGAACCCTACATGA
- the LOC133698661 gene encoding germin-like protein subfamily 1 member 16 produces the protein MKVANLLGALALLALASSFATAYDPSPLQDICVAINDTDSAVLVNGKFCKNPSLYTPDDFSFSGFDVPGNTSNQLGVHVNIVTADLMPGLNTLGVSMARIDFAPNGGLNPPHYHPRASELLLVVKGTLYAGFVTSNPDHRLFAKILKPGDLIVFPFGLVHFQLNIGKTPAVAIAALTSQNPGVNTVANAIFGASPSINPAVITTAFHLDRKLVEDLQSQEWVNPT, from the exons ATGAAAGTTGCTAATTTGCTAGGAGCTCTTGCTCTCTTGGCTCTGGCTTCCTCATTTGCCACTGCCTATGACCCCAGCCCCCTTCAAGACATATGTGTAGCCATAAACGATACTGATTCTGCTG TCCTCGTCAATGGGAAATTTTGCAAGAATCCAAGCCTTTACACTCCAGATGATTTCTCGTTTTCTGGGTTTGATGTTCCTGGAAACACGTCAAATCAACTTGGAGTGCATGTTAATATAGTGACGGCCGATCTAATGCCAGGACTTAACACTCTTGGTGTATCTATGGCACGTATAGATTTTGCTCCAAATGGTGGCCTGAACCCTCCACACTATCACCCTAGAGCGTCAGAGCTTCTATTGGTTGTGAAGGGCACTCTTTATGCTGGTTTTGTCACGTCAAACCCTGATCATCGTCTCTTTGCAAAGATTCTAAAACCAGGAGATCTCATTGTGTTTCCATTTGGCCTCGTTCACTTTCAGTTGAATATTGGAAAAACTCCAGCAGTTGCTATCGCTGCATTAACAAGTCAAAATCCAGGAGTAAATACAGTAGCAAATGCAATCTTTGGAGCCAGTCCCTCTATTAATCCTGCTGTCATCACCACAGCATTCCATTTGGATAGAAAACTTGTGGAGGATCTCCAGAGTCAAGAATGGGTGAACCCTACATAA